Proteins encoded within one genomic window of Girardinichthys multiradiatus isolate DD_20200921_A chromosome 21, DD_fGirMul_XY1, whole genome shotgun sequence:
- the rnf152 gene encoding E3 ubiquitin-protein ligase rnf152, translating to MHLSNMETLSQDSILECQICFNYYSPRRRPKLLDCRHTCCSVCLTQMRSTQKEIRCPWCRSVTKLPPSLSVSQLPDDPDIITVIAIPHASEHTPVFIRLPSNGCYMLPLPVTKERALGLPGELGCRFLPGGQQKGVTVVTVPEQQPLGLAMGLEGVGLDGSEGERRVAGPVGGGKGSTWSGVCTVILVACVLLFLLGIVLHNMSCISKRFTVISCG from the coding sequence ATGCACCTTTCCAACATGGAGACTCTTTCCCAGGATTCGATTCTGGAGTGCCAGATCTGCTTTAACTACTACAGTCCCAGACGACGGCCCAAACTCCTGGACTGCAGACACACCTGCTGCTCAGTCTGTCTGACCCAGATGCGCAGCACCCAGAAGGAGATCCGCTGTCCGTGGTGCCGGAGCGTCACCAAACTGCCCCCCAGCCTGTCCGTCTCTCAACTCCCGGACGACCCAGACATCATCACCGTCATTGCCATCCCTCACGCCTCGGAACACACACCCGTCTTCATCCGCCTGCCCAGCAATGGCTGCTACATGCTGCCGTTGCCCGTCACCAAGGAGCGGGCACTCGGCCTGCCAGGGGAACTGGGCTGTCGCTTCTTGCCCGGTGGCCAGCAGAAGGGGGTGACGGTGGTGACTGTGCCTGAGCAGCAGCCTCTGGGCCTGGCCATGGGTCTGGAGGGCGTCGGGCTGGACGGAAGCGAAGGCGAGAGGAGAGTGGCTGGCCCCGTGGGAGGAGGAAAGGGTTCCACATGGTCCGGAGTTTGCACGGTTATTTTGGTGGCATGTGTGCTGCTGTTCCTGTTGGGAATTGTGCTGCACAACATGTCCTGCATCTCCAAACGCTTCACTGTTATCTCCTGCGGCTGA